Below is a window of Verrucomicrobiota bacterium DNA.
GGCATGGAAGCCTACGTGTTCATGCCCGACGACACACCCAGCATCAATCAGAAGGAATGTTTCCTGGCCGGAGCGAAGACGTTTCTCGTCAACGGCCTGATCACGGATTGCGGCCGCCTCGTCGGCGAAGGGAACAAAGCAAAAGGTTGGTTCGATGTTTCGACGCTCAAGGAGCCGTACCGGATCGAAGGGAAGAAGACGATGGGCCTGGAGCTGGCGGAGCAATTCGATTGGGAACTGCCGGACGTGATCCTCTATCCCACCGGCGGCGGCACCGGCTTGATTGGAATGTGGAAAGCATTCGCCGAACTGGATGCGCTCGGCTGGCTCAAATCCTCGAAGAAGCCGCGCATGGTTTCTTGCCAGAGCGACGGCTGCGCGCCTATCGCGACGGCGTTTGCCAGAGGCGAACGCTTCGCGAAAAAATTCGAGAACGCGAAAACGGTCGCCAGCGGTTTGCGAGTCCCGGCGGCCGTCGGCGACTTCATGATTCTCGATGCGGTTCGCGAAAGCGGCGGCGTCGCCATCGCCACGCCGGAGGCGGACATTCCGAAGTGGATGCGATTGGCCTCGACGATGGAAGGCCTCGCGCTTTGTCCGGAAACGGCCGTGTGCTTCGG
It encodes the following:
- a CDS encoding threonine synthase; this translates as MSFVTHLECAHCGQRYDAAQVHNLCTACQRPLWVRYDLGALRKGFPKKALFGRPPTIWRYLEMLPVQEPKNIVSLTETITPILEAKRLASEFRVKHLYVKDESRLPTGSFKARGMALAISKAKEFGITRVAVPTAGNAGGALAAYAARAGMEAYVFMPDDTPSINQKECFLAGAKTFLVNGLITDCGRLVGEGNKAKGWFDVSTLKEPYRIEGKKTMGLELAEQFDWELPDVILYPTGGGTGLIGMWKAFAELDALGWLKSSKKPRMVSCQSDGCAPIATAFARGERFAKKFENAKTVASGLRVPAAVGDFMILDAVRESGGVAIATPEADIPKWMRLASTMEGLALCPETAVCFGALEILLKRGAIKPNEQILIFNTGAAQKYPEAVREDLPRLDITKPIDWAAI